The Candidatus Abawacabacteria bacterium genome window below encodes:
- a CDS encoding HD domain-containing protein, with amino-acid sequence MNNSNQAVANFLFEIGILAKTPRSAFPFLGTGSQSVAEHIQRTAYVGLALAEMAGDVDTAKVVIMCLLHDMPESRSSDLNYVHQQYVQVDEEKVIQEITQKLPFGLYIEGFLKEYKVRQSKEAILAKDADNIEWILALKEQLDLGNKRAAIMIKNAAQRLKTKVAHQLYTEIMQTPADAWFAESKNEDWWINRKS; translated from the coding sequence ATGAATAATAGCAATCAAGCAGTTGCAAACTTTTTGTTTGAAATAGGTATATTGGCCAAAACTCCTCGTAGTGCTTTTCCTTTTTTAGGTACTGGTTCGCAAAGTGTGGCTGAGCATATTCAGCGCACCGCATATGTTGGGTTAGCATTAGCTGAAATGGCAGGAGATGTTGATACAGCAAAAGTGGTCATTATGTGCTTGCTGCATGATATGCCTGAAAGTCGCAGCAGTGATCTCAATTATGTTCATCAGCAATATGTTCAAGTTGATGAAGAAAAAGTTATCCAAGAAATCACCCAAAAGCTCCCTTTTGGGCTCTATATAGAAGGGTTTCTCAAAGAGTACAAAGTTCGGCAAAGCAAAGAAGCTATTTTAGCCAAAGATGCAGATAATATCGAATGGATTCTGGCGCTGAAAGAACAATTAGATTTAGGGAATAAAAGGGCCGCAATAATGATAAAAAATGCCGCTCAGAGGCTAAAAACAAAAGTAGCGCATCAATTATATACAGAAATTATGCAAACTCCTGCCGATGCCTGGTTCGCTGAAAGCAAAAATGAAGATTGGTGGATTAACAGAAAAAGCTAG
- a CDS encoding GNAT family N-acetyltransferase gives MDTPNKNLSELRESNEKILDPEQLDNLFEAIGWKRRGPEKWKEVLTKSSHVFSIKDGDQVIGIGRFIEDGVMCMFYDIGVHPKYQGRGIGSKILKNLVEQVKDKGYASIGLFAWEENPGNFPFYEKFGFVRQSSGMELVKYMKRE, from the coding sequence ATGGATACACCAAACAAGAATTTGTCAGAATTACGAGAGAGTAACGAAAAAATACTTGACCCAGAACAACTAGATAATCTTTTTGAAGCCATTGGATGGAAAAGACGTGGACCTGAAAAGTGGAAAGAGGTACTTACTAAATCTTCACATGTTTTTTCAATAAAAGATGGTGACCAGGTGATTGGTATAGGACGTTTTATCGAAGATGGTGTTATGTGTATGTTCTATGACATTGGAGTTCATCCCAAATATCAAGGTCGAGGGATTGGTAGTAAAATTCTAAAAAACTTAGTTGAACAAGTGAAAGATAAAGGATATGCATCAATTGGTCTTTTTGCTTGGGAAGAAAACCCTGGTAATTTTCCTTTTTATGAAAAATTTGGCTTTGTTCGTCAGAGTTCTGGAATGGAACTGGTAAAGTATATGAAAAGAGAATAA